One Cucumis sativus cultivar 9930 chromosome 1, Cucumber_9930_V3, whole genome shotgun sequence DNA segment encodes these proteins:
- the LOC101213820 gene encoding glucan endo-1,3-beta-glucosidase 5: MSFPRFQAAFLYLILLFGSSLVVESAIGVNWGTISFHKLKPTTVVDLLKSNRIQKVKLFEADPSVLKALMGTGIQVMIGIPNEMLASLSSSLLASDLWVRHNLSSYVVKGGADIRYVAVGNEPFLSSYNGEYQSYIMPALLNLQQSLAKANLASYVKLVVPCNADAYESSLPSQGAFRPELIQIMTQLVSFLNSNGSPFVVNIYPFLSLYGNSDFPQDYAFFEGTTHAVTDGSNVYYNAFDGNYDTLVSALTKIGYGQMPIVIGEVGWPTDGAMGANLTAARVFNQGLINHVLGNKGTPLRPATPPVDVYLFSLLDEGAKSVLPGNFERHWGIFSFDGQAKYPLNLGLGNKVLKNAKHVEYLPSRWCVANPFRDLTDVANHIKVACSVADCSTLNYGGSCNGIGAKGNISYAFNSYYQLQMQNEKSCEFDGLAMITFLDPSIGECRFLVGVTDSRSLSSQPSSASGIAWVSLICFFWTLVL; the protein is encoded by the exons ATGTCTTTCCCTAGATTCCAAGCAGCCTTCCTCTATTTGATTCTACTTTTCGGTTCATCTTTAGTGGTGGAATCCGCCATTGGAGTGAACTGGGGCACGATTTCATTCCACAAGCTGAAGCCCACCACCGTCGTTGATCTCTTGAAAAGCAACAGGATTCAGAAAGTAAAACTGTTTGAGGCAGACCCGAGTGTGCTCAAGGCTTTAATGGGAACTGGGATCCAAGTTATGATTGGAATCCCTAATGAGATGCTCGCTTCCTTGAGCTCGTCTTTACTTGCCTCTGATCTATGGGTCCGTCATAATCTGTCGTCGTATGTTGTTAAAGGGGGCGCCGACATCAG GTATGTTGCAGTAGGAAATGAGCCGTTTCTCAGCAGTTACAATGGAGAGTATCAGTCATATATCATGCCTGCTTTGCTCAATTTACAGCAATCTTTAGCAAAAGCAAATCTTGCAAGCTATGTGAAGTTAGTTGTACCTTGCAATGCTGATGCATATGAGTCTTCCCTTCCTTCTCAGGGAGCATTCAGGCCTGAATTGATTCAAATTATGACCCAACTTGTTTCATTTCTCAACTCAAATGGCTCTCCATTTGTTGTTAACATCTATCCATTTTTGAGCCTGTATGGGAACTCTGACTTCCCACAAGACTACGCATTTTTTGAAGGGACTACCCATGCTGTTACAGATGGAAGTAATGTTTACTATAATGCATTCGATGGAAACTATGACACTTTGGTTTCAGCTCTCACTAAAATTGGCTATGGACAGATGCCGATTGTTATAGGGGAGGTAGGTTGGCCCACGGATGGAGCCATGGGTGCAAATCTCACAGCTGCACGAGTTTTCAACCAAGGCCTTATTAATCATGTTCTAGGCAACAAAGGAACCCCTTTGAGGCCAGCAACGCCTCCTGTGGACGTCTATCTTTTCAGCCTACTTGATGAAGGAGCAAAGAGTGTGCTTCCAGGTAACTTTGAGAGGCACTGGGgcatcttttcttttgatggGCAGGCTAAATATCCTCTGAACCTTGGTTTAGGTAATAAGGTACTGAAAAATGCAAAACATGTGGAGTATCTTCCCTCTAGATGGTGTGTTGCAAATCCGTTCAGGGATTTAACTGACGTGGCAAATCACATAAAGGTAGCCTGTAGTGTTGCGGATTGCTCGACACTCAACTATGGAGGATCATGCAATGGTATTGGTGCAAAGGGGAATATCTCATATGCATTTAATAGCTATTATCAGCTACAAATGCAGAATGAGAAAAGTTGTGAATTTGATGGCCTTGCTATGATCACGTTCTTAGATCCCTCCATTGGTGAGTGTAGGTTCCTTGTTGGTGTCACTGACAGTCGTTCACTCAGTTCTCAACCATCAAGTGCGTCGGGGATCGCTTGGGTAtcattaatatgttttttctgGACTCTGGTATTGTGA
- the LOC101211979 gene encoding pentatricopeptide repeat-containing protein At3g24000, mitochondrial isoform X2: MALLVPSWSQIRRKAKIGTPALPLSLVSFKMKTFFERPTFLLLGRAIHAHIQSSTFEDDLVLLNFILNMYAKCGSLEEAQDLFDKMPTKDMVSWTVLISGYSQSGQASEALALFPKMLHLGFQPNEFTLSSLLKASGTGPSDHHGRQLHAFSLKYGYDMNVHVGSSLLDMYARWAHMREAKVIFNSLAAKNVVSWNALIAGHARKGEGEHVMRLFLQMLRQGFEPTHFTYSSVFTACASSGSLEQGKWVHAHVIKSGGQPIAYIGNTLIDMYAKSGSIKDAKKVFRRLVKQDIVSWNSIISGYAQHGLGAEALQLFEQMLKAKVQPNEITFLSVLTACSHSGLLDEGQYYFELMKKHKIEAQVAHHVTVVDLLGRAGRLNEANKFIEEMPIKPTAAVWGALLGSCRMHKNMDLGVYAAEQIFELDPHDSGPHVLLSNIYASAGRLSDAAKVRKMMKESGVKKEPACSWVEIENEVHVFVANDDSHPMREEIQRMWEKISGKIKEIGYVPDTSHVLFFMNQQDRELKLQYHSEKLALAFAVLKTPPGLTIRIKKNIRICGDCHSAFKFASRVLGREIIVRDTNRFHHFLHGMCSCRDYW; this comes from the exons ATGGCACTCCTTGTGCCTTCGTGGAGTCAAATACGGCGGAAAGCCAAGATTGGGACCCCTGCACTGCCCCTTTCACTGGTGTCCTTCAAGATGAAGACCTTCTTCGAACGACCCACATTTCTTCTTCTG GGCAGAGCCATTCATGCCCACATCCAGAGTTCTACGTTTGAGGATGATCTGGTACTTCTCAATTTTATCTTAAACATGTATGCGAAATGTGGCAGTCTTGAGGAGGCACAGGACCTGTTTGATAAAATGCCTACAAAAGACATGGTTAGTTGGACTGTGCTGATCAGTGGCTATTCTCAGAGCGGGCAAGCATCTGAAGCTCTTGCTTTGTTCCCTAAGATGCTCCACCTGGGCTTCCAACCCAATGAGTTCACTTTGTCTAGCCTGTTGAAGGCTTCTGGTACTGGCCCTAGTGACCACCATGGCAGGCAACTTCATGCATTCTCCCTCAAATATGGCTATGATATGAATGTTCATGTTGGAAGTTCATTGCTCGATATGTATGCTAGGTGGGCGCATATGCGAGAAGCCAAAGTGATTTTTAACAGCCTGGCTGCAAAAAATGTGGTGTCTTGGAATGCTCTAATTGCTGGTCATGCTCGGAAGGGTGAAGGGGAGCATGTGATGAGGTTGTTTTTGCAGATGCTAAGACAGGGTTTTGAACCTACACATTTTACATACTCTAGTGTTTTTACTGCCTGTGCGAGCTCTGGATCTTTGGAGCAAGGCAAATGGGTTCATGCCCATGTAATAAAATCTGGTGGACAGCCCATTGCTTATATTGGAAACACTCTCATTGACATGTATGCTAAATCAGGCAGCATCAAGGATGCAAAGAAAGTCTTCCGGAGGTTGGTTAAACAGGATATTGTTTCGTGGAACTCGATTATATCGGGATATGCACAACATGGACTGGGAGCTGAAGCTTTACAACTATTTGAACAGATGTTGAAGGCCAAGGTTCAACCTAACGAAATTACTTTTCTCTCTGTTCTTACTGCTTGTAGCCATTCGGGGCTTTTGGATGAAGGGCagtattattttgaattgatgaAGAAACACAAGATAGAAGCACAGGTTGCACATCATGTAACAGTTGTTGATCTTTTAGGTCGAGCAGGACGGCTTAACGAAGCCAACAAGTTCATAGAGGAAATGCCTATCAAACCTACTGCAGCTGTCTGGGGAGCCTTGCTTGGTTCTTGCAGGATGCATAAGAATATGGATTTGGGTGTTTATGCTGCCGAACAGATTTTCGAGCTTGACCCCCATGACTCAGGTCCTCATGTACTGTTGTCTAATATTTATGCTTCTGCTGGTAGATTGAGTGATGCAGCAAAGGTAAGGAAGATGATGAAAGAGAGTGGGGTAAAGAAAGAACCTGCCTGTAGTTGGGTTGAAATTGAGAATGAAGTCCATGTGTTTGTGGCAAATGATGATTCACATCCAATGAGAGAAGAAATACAGAGGATGTGGGAGAAAATAAGTGGGAAAATTAAAGAGATTGGGTATGTGCCAGACACAAGCCATGTGCTTTTCTTCATGAACCAGCAGGACAGAGAATTAAAGCTACAGTACCATAGTGAGAAGTTAGCATTAGCATTTGCAGTCTTGAAAACTCCTCCTGGATTAACCATTAGGATTAAGAAGAACATTAGAATTTGTGGTGATTGCCACTCTGCATTCAAGTTTGCTTCTAGAGTCTTAGGAAGAGAAATCATCGTAAGAGACACCAACAGATTTCACCATTTCCTTCATGGCATGTGTTCTTGCAGGGACTATTGGTAG
- the LOC101211979 gene encoding pentatricopeptide repeat-containing protein At3g24000, mitochondrial isoform X1 codes for MVMFPHCYFNRCIGKYGRPLALSPSKLKTLSCFLFAAKYGTPCAFVESNTAESQDWDPCTAPFTGVLQDEDLLRTTHISSSGTSSNSTGLYVLDLINCGSLEPERTLYSKMLNKCTYLRKLKQGRAIHAHIQSSTFEDDLVLLNFILNMYAKCGSLEEAQDLFDKMPTKDMVSWTVLISGYSQSGQASEALALFPKMLHLGFQPNEFTLSSLLKASGTGPSDHHGRQLHAFSLKYGYDMNVHVGSSLLDMYARWAHMREAKVIFNSLAAKNVVSWNALIAGHARKGEGEHVMRLFLQMLRQGFEPTHFTYSSVFTACASSGSLEQGKWVHAHVIKSGGQPIAYIGNTLIDMYAKSGSIKDAKKVFRRLVKQDIVSWNSIISGYAQHGLGAEALQLFEQMLKAKVQPNEITFLSVLTACSHSGLLDEGQYYFELMKKHKIEAQVAHHVTVVDLLGRAGRLNEANKFIEEMPIKPTAAVWGALLGSCRMHKNMDLGVYAAEQIFELDPHDSGPHVLLSNIYASAGRLSDAAKVRKMMKESGVKKEPACSWVEIENEVHVFVANDDSHPMREEIQRMWEKISGKIKEIGYVPDTSHVLFFMNQQDRELKLQYHSEKLALAFAVLKTPPGLTIRIKKNIRICGDCHSAFKFASRVLGREIIVRDTNRFHHFLHGMCSCRDYW; via the coding sequence ATGGTTATGTTCCCACATTGCTATTTTAATAGATGTATTGGAAAATATGGGCGGCCGTTAGCGCTTTCTCCTTCTAAACTCAAAACATTAAGCTGTTTCCTCTTTGCTGCAAAGTATGGCACTCCTTGTGCCTTCGTGGAGTCAAATACGGCGGAAAGCCAAGATTGGGACCCCTGCACTGCCCCTTTCACTGGTGTCCTTCAAGATGAAGACCTTCTTCGAACGACCCACATTTCTTCTTCTGGTACTTCCTCTAATTCTACTGGGCTCTATGTTCTGGACCTCATCAACTGTGGTTCTTTAGAACCTGAACGAACACTTTACAGTAAAATGCTAAACAAATGCACATACTTGCGCAAACTTAAGCAGGGCAGAGCCATTCATGCCCACATCCAGAGTTCTACGTTTGAGGATGATCTGGTACTTCTCAATTTTATCTTAAACATGTATGCGAAATGTGGCAGTCTTGAGGAGGCACAGGACCTGTTTGATAAAATGCCTACAAAAGACATGGTTAGTTGGACTGTGCTGATCAGTGGCTATTCTCAGAGCGGGCAAGCATCTGAAGCTCTTGCTTTGTTCCCTAAGATGCTCCACCTGGGCTTCCAACCCAATGAGTTCACTTTGTCTAGCCTGTTGAAGGCTTCTGGTACTGGCCCTAGTGACCACCATGGCAGGCAACTTCATGCATTCTCCCTCAAATATGGCTATGATATGAATGTTCATGTTGGAAGTTCATTGCTCGATATGTATGCTAGGTGGGCGCATATGCGAGAAGCCAAAGTGATTTTTAACAGCCTGGCTGCAAAAAATGTGGTGTCTTGGAATGCTCTAATTGCTGGTCATGCTCGGAAGGGTGAAGGGGAGCATGTGATGAGGTTGTTTTTGCAGATGCTAAGACAGGGTTTTGAACCTACACATTTTACATACTCTAGTGTTTTTACTGCCTGTGCGAGCTCTGGATCTTTGGAGCAAGGCAAATGGGTTCATGCCCATGTAATAAAATCTGGTGGACAGCCCATTGCTTATATTGGAAACACTCTCATTGACATGTATGCTAAATCAGGCAGCATCAAGGATGCAAAGAAAGTCTTCCGGAGGTTGGTTAAACAGGATATTGTTTCGTGGAACTCGATTATATCGGGATATGCACAACATGGACTGGGAGCTGAAGCTTTACAACTATTTGAACAGATGTTGAAGGCCAAGGTTCAACCTAACGAAATTACTTTTCTCTCTGTTCTTACTGCTTGTAGCCATTCGGGGCTTTTGGATGAAGGGCagtattattttgaattgatgaAGAAACACAAGATAGAAGCACAGGTTGCACATCATGTAACAGTTGTTGATCTTTTAGGTCGAGCAGGACGGCTTAACGAAGCCAACAAGTTCATAGAGGAAATGCCTATCAAACCTACTGCAGCTGTCTGGGGAGCCTTGCTTGGTTCTTGCAGGATGCATAAGAATATGGATTTGGGTGTTTATGCTGCCGAACAGATTTTCGAGCTTGACCCCCATGACTCAGGTCCTCATGTACTGTTGTCTAATATTTATGCTTCTGCTGGTAGATTGAGTGATGCAGCAAAGGTAAGGAAGATGATGAAAGAGAGTGGGGTAAAGAAAGAACCTGCCTGTAGTTGGGTTGAAATTGAGAATGAAGTCCATGTGTTTGTGGCAAATGATGATTCACATCCAATGAGAGAAGAAATACAGAGGATGTGGGAGAAAATAAGTGGGAAAATTAAAGAGATTGGGTATGTGCCAGACACAAGCCATGTGCTTTTCTTCATGAACCAGCAGGACAGAGAATTAAAGCTACAGTACCATAGTGAGAAGTTAGCATTAGCATTTGCAGTCTTGAAAACTCCTCCTGGATTAACCATTAGGATTAAGAAGAACATTAGAATTTGTGGTGATTGCCACTCTGCATTCAAGTTTGCTTCTAGAGTCTTAGGAAGAGAAATCATCGTAAGAGACACCAACAGATTTCACCATTTCCTTCATGGCATGTGTTCTTGCAGGGACTATTGGTAG